A region from the Lentimonas sp. CC4 genome encodes:
- the mgtE gene encoding magnesium transporter: MLEENTVTDSEVEALVEKGQLKALSESLTSWADPEVADLILRLDRPHQVLVYRALPRERAADVFAHFEPEDQDDFLSALTDADTRSLLADLSPDDRTAMLEELPATVTRRLMQLLSPADLAESRQLLGYPEESVGRLMTPDYIRLRAEWTCEQALAHVRKFGRDSEIFNILYVTDAGGKLVDIVRMRRLIMIDPQTLIQEMLNYNCVSISAYDDREVAVEMIQRYDVNALPVVDSEGVLLGIVTVDDILDVAEEEATEDIQKGAAVAPLETRYSVASPMQLFRKRIGWLLILIFVNLISASVISSYEEYVMEFITLALFMPLVIASGGNCGAQSATLMVRAIATGDLELSDWLMAVGKELFVGVLLGSAMAVIAGVVGHLYGGDAKIALIVGLSMIAIVFVANSFGALLPFVLSRLRVDPAAASSPLITSIMDVLGLIIYFSIAVVVLR, from the coding sequence ATGCTTGAAGAAAACACAGTTACAGACTCAGAGGTCGAGGCCTTGGTCGAGAAGGGCCAATTAAAGGCGCTTTCCGAGTCTTTGACTAGTTGGGCAGACCCTGAGGTGGCGGATCTGATCTTGCGATTGGATCGGCCGCACCAAGTTTTGGTTTATCGTGCGTTGCCGCGTGAACGTGCTGCCGATGTGTTTGCTCATTTCGAGCCCGAGGATCAGGACGATTTCTTGAGCGCCTTGACCGATGCAGATACGCGGTCATTGCTGGCAGATCTCAGCCCGGATGATCGAACTGCGATGCTCGAAGAGCTGCCGGCGACCGTGACGCGGCGTCTCATGCAATTATTGAGCCCTGCCGATTTGGCGGAATCACGTCAATTGTTGGGCTACCCCGAAGAGAGTGTCGGTCGTTTGATGACGCCTGACTATATTCGGCTGCGTGCCGAATGGACGTGTGAGCAAGCCCTTGCGCATGTTCGTAAATTCGGGCGCGACTCCGAGATTTTTAATATTCTCTATGTGACGGATGCCGGCGGTAAGCTGGTGGACATCGTGCGCATGCGGCGCCTGATCATGATTGATCCTCAGACGCTCATTCAGGAGATGCTCAACTATAATTGTGTGAGCATTTCAGCGTATGATGACCGAGAGGTGGCCGTTGAGATGATTCAACGCTACGACGTGAATGCGCTGCCGGTGGTTGATTCCGAAGGCGTATTGCTCGGTATCGTGACGGTCGATGATATTCTCGATGTCGCCGAAGAAGAGGCCACGGAAGATATTCAAAAGGGTGCGGCGGTTGCTCCTTTGGAGACGCGCTATAGTGTCGCCTCGCCGATGCAGCTGTTTCGTAAGCGCATCGGTTGGCTCCTGATTCTGATTTTCGTCAACTTGATTTCGGCGAGTGTGATTTCCAGTTATGAGGAGTATGTCATGGAGTTCATTACCTTGGCGCTCTTTATGCCGCTGGTGATTGCAAGTGGTGGTAATTGTGGTGCGCAATCGGCCACGCTGATGGTGCGTGCGATTGCCACAGGTGATTTGGAATTGAGCGATTGGTTAATGGCGGTTGGCAAAGAGCTTTTCGTTGGTGTGTTGCTTGGTAGTGCGATGGCGGTGATCGCCGGAGTGGTCGGTCACCTCTACGGTGGCGATGCGAAAATCGCGCTGATTGTCGGCTTGAGTATGATTGCGATCGTTTTTGTGGCGAATAGCTTCGGGGCATTGTTACCGTTTGTGCTGAGCCGCCTGAGGGTTGACCCGGCCGCGGCAAGTAGTCCGCTCATTACGTCGATCATGGACGTGCTCGGGCTGATTATTTATTTCTCGATTGCCGTTGTGGTGCTGAGGTAG
- a CDS encoding NAD(P)-dependent oxidoreductase, which produces MRILLTTTSYQDCPGDHHALLESTGAEIVRERGPLSEAQMLELAGDFDAFLCGDDEITQAVIDQSLPKLKVIAKYGIGVDKIDVAYATEKQIPVSFCPGVNHTTVSEHVFMLLLAINKNLIEQANTTAAGGWKRMTGHEIMGKTIGIIGLGRIGREVAIRANAFGMKCVGYDLYWPEEFAEEQNIERADGVTQLLRASDVVSLHTNLTEQTRDMICEASINNMKDGATLINCGRGELTNTTDIAAALNSGKLGGYGADVLDQEPPPADHPLLGAKNCIITPHVGSRTFESVQRQAGMATQNLVNLLKGEKALAQVNDVPPPAALI; this is translated from the coding sequence ATGCGTATTCTACTCACCACCACCTCTTACCAGGATTGCCCTGGCGATCACCATGCACTCCTCGAAAGCACCGGCGCCGAAATCGTGCGCGAGCGCGGACCGCTTAGTGAAGCGCAAATGCTCGAACTCGCAGGCGACTTCGACGCCTTCCTTTGTGGCGACGACGAGATCACTCAAGCCGTGATCGATCAGTCACTGCCGAAGCTCAAGGTCATTGCGAAATACGGTATCGGCGTCGACAAGATCGACGTCGCCTACGCCACCGAGAAGCAGATCCCCGTCAGCTTCTGCCCTGGCGTGAACCACACGACAGTGTCCGAGCACGTCTTCATGTTACTGCTTGCGATTAATAAAAACTTAATCGAGCAAGCCAACACCACCGCTGCAGGCGGTTGGAAGCGTATGACTGGCCACGAAATCATGGGGAAGACCATCGGCATCATCGGCCTCGGTCGTATCGGCCGCGAAGTGGCGATCCGCGCCAACGCCTTTGGCATGAAGTGCGTCGGCTACGATCTCTACTGGCCCGAGGAATTTGCCGAAGAGCAAAACATCGAACGCGCCGATGGCGTCACACAGCTCCTGCGCGCTTCAGACGTCGTATCGCTGCACACGAACCTCACCGAGCAAACACGCGACATGATTTGCGAGGCTTCCATCAATAATATGAAAGATGGCGCGACGCTCATCAACTGTGGCCGCGGCGAACTCACCAACACAACCGACATCGCAGCTGCCCTCAACAGTGGCAAGCTTGGTGGTTACGGCGCAGATGTGCTCGACCAAGAGCCACCCCCTGCAGATCACCCGCTACTCGGTGCGAAGAACTGCATCATCACACCACACGTCGGCTCACGCACCTTCGAGAGCGTCCAACGCCAAGCCGGCATGGCCACGCAAAATCTAGTCAACCTCCTCAAGGGCGAAAAAGCATTGGCTCAAGTCAATGACGTTCCGCCCCCGGCAGCGTTGATCTAA
- a CDS encoding AraC family transcriptional regulator, giving the protein MNYIDSELPFDGLHLVNRPWFPYVCTEVDHWQWQSDYGRAHYNFWAVLEGDGYLETNGQTFRLRPGMFFIFSPEQRISAAHYSGDRITRFSAHFIPLSGATIMDAVPGFPMLGGDVGSVALFKRQIDVIMRMAINRADEEALHRLMHELIERVCSTKRSSVDVLLNPKVAEAIQLIRNNPGAIESMNAVAQQLGWSRSHFDRVFSKEVGQAPKQFLLNCKMIEARRYLESSTLRIGEIAEALGYRDIYFFSRQFKQFFGQAPLAYRQSLQEE; this is encoded by the coding sequence ATGAACTACATCGATTCAGAGCTCCCCTTCGACGGGCTGCATTTAGTCAACCGCCCATGGTTCCCCTATGTGTGCACCGAAGTCGACCACTGGCAGTGGCAGTCAGATTACGGGCGAGCGCACTACAACTTCTGGGCGGTGCTGGAGGGCGATGGATATCTAGAGACAAATGGGCAAACCTTTCGCCTACGCCCAGGGATGTTTTTCATTTTTTCACCGGAACAGCGTATTTCGGCCGCGCATTACTCGGGCGATCGAATCACCCGTTTTTCGGCGCACTTCATCCCGCTAAGCGGCGCTACAATCATGGATGCCGTGCCAGGCTTCCCCATGCTGGGAGGCGATGTGGGATCGGTGGCTTTATTTAAGCGACAGATCGATGTGATCATGCGCATGGCAATCAACCGAGCAGACGAGGAAGCGCTGCACCGGCTGATGCATGAACTCATTGAGCGCGTGTGCTCGACGAAGCGCTCAAGCGTAGACGTGTTGCTCAACCCAAAGGTCGCAGAGGCGATTCAATTGATCCGGAACAATCCGGGAGCAATCGAATCCATGAATGCAGTGGCACAGCAACTAGGCTGGTCGCGCTCACACTTTGACCGCGTCTTTAGCAAAGAGGTGGGGCAAGCGCCCAAGCAATTTCTCCTCAACTGTAAAATGATCGAAGCACGTCGCTATCTGGAAAGCAGCACACTGAGAATCGGGGAAATCGCCGAGGCGCTAGGCTACCGCGACATCTATTTCTTCAGTCGCCAGTTTAAGCAGTTCTTCGGGCAAGCGCCGCTGGCGTATCGTCAGTCACTGCAGGAAGAGTGA
- a CDS encoding addiction module protein: MLAVEQIRQLSKKEKLMAIEAIWEELLVDEESSIESPSWHLEALKETERRAAAGLEEPIDWEQAKEKLRKEFE; the protein is encoded by the coding sequence ATGCTAGCAGTTGAGCAAATCCGACAACTCTCAAAAAAAGAGAAACTCATGGCAATCGAGGCTATTTGGGAAGAATTGCTGGTTGATGAGGAATCGTCCATCGAGTCACCAAGTTGGCACCTTGAAGCACTCAAAGAAACCGAACGGCGTGCAGCTGCCGGGTTGGAAGAACCTATCGACTGGGAGCAAGCAAAAGAGAAATTGAGAAAAGAATTTGAATGA
- a CDS encoding PGPGW domain-containing protein, with the protein MSALTDWIQANQQLLQLLGSLSLLLLALTLVALALVVITLPEDYFTRDHRAPASLAHPHPLPWRALSLLKNLVGILLILIGIALLVLPGQGALTILIGLTMTNFPGKYRLERRMIRQPAIHKSLNKIRKMANKPPLKVPR; encoded by the coding sequence ATGAGCGCTCTCACAGACTGGATCCAGGCCAACCAACAGCTACTGCAGCTGCTGGGTAGTTTGTCGCTCCTGCTACTGGCGCTCACGCTCGTCGCGCTAGCGCTGGTCGTCATCACACTACCCGAGGACTATTTCACACGCGACCATCGTGCGCCTGCAAGTCTCGCGCACCCACACCCGCTGCCATGGCGTGCACTCTCATTACTGAAGAACCTAGTCGGCATTCTACTGATTTTAATCGGTATCGCGCTGCTGGTGCTCCCAGGCCAAGGTGCACTGACCATCCTCATCGGTCTGACGATGACGAATTTCCCCGGCAAATATCGATTGGAACGACGCATGATACGTCAGCCTGCCATCCACAAGTCGCTCAATAAAATCCGAAAGATGGCGAATAAGCCACCGCTCAAGGTGCCGAGATAG
- a CDS encoding type II toxin-antitoxin system RelE/ParE family toxin has protein sequence MRLQIRPSALADLAKGRRFYDSQELGIGYYFFDSLFADIDSLQLYSGIHPKVMGYFRMLAKRFPYAIYYEVVEDVIIVSRTLDLRQNPKSIKEQLKQ, from the coding sequence ATGAGGCTTCAGATTCGCCCTTCGGCTTTGGCCGATCTCGCAAAAGGCCGTCGGTTCTATGACTCTCAAGAATTAGGTATCGGTTATTATTTTTTCGATTCCCTATTTGCAGACATTGATTCTCTGCAGCTCTACTCGGGAATCCACCCGAAGGTGATGGGGTATTTCAGAATGCTCGCCAAAAGGTTCCCCTACGCGATCTACTATGAAGTCGTAGAAGATGTCATTATCGTTTCGCGCACATTGGACTTAAGGCAGAATCCGAAATCCATCAAAGAACAGTTAAAGCAGTGA
- a CDS encoding SDR family oxidoreductase, which yields MNSSEYLHSVFNLENKVAVVIGGTGELCGAMAEGLAAAGAETVLVGRSEEKAAARLAKIEAAGGKAYFEKVDVNSKASIQALLDSVIAKSGKIDILVNGAGVNSPTPIFDIEEDEFDSILNTNLKAVLFASQVFGKYLVDRGEGGSIINIGSMSGIIPLSRVFTYSATKAAVHNLSKNLAREWAEQKVRVNTIVPGFFPAEQNKKVLNPERIASIMGHTPANRFGEASELIGATLLLASEAGSFMNGAEIVVDGGYASMTI from the coding sequence ATGAATTCCTCAGAATACCTCCACTCTGTCTTTAATCTGGAAAACAAGGTCGCAGTCGTCATTGGCGGCACGGGCGAACTCTGCGGTGCGATGGCCGAGGGCCTCGCCGCAGCGGGCGCTGAAACGGTGCTCGTTGGTCGTAGCGAAGAAAAAGCCGCTGCGCGCCTCGCTAAAATTGAAGCCGCAGGCGGTAAAGCTTACTTTGAGAAGGTCGACGTCAATTCGAAGGCATCCATCCAAGCGCTGTTAGACAGTGTCATCGCCAAATCCGGTAAGATCGACATTTTGGTCAACGGCGCAGGCGTGAATTCGCCGACCCCCATCTTTGACATCGAGGAGGACGAGTTCGACAGTATCCTGAACACCAACTTGAAGGCCGTGCTCTTTGCCTCGCAAGTGTTCGGCAAATACCTCGTCGATCGCGGCGAAGGCGGCAGCATCATTAACATTGGTTCCATGAGTGGTATCATCCCGCTCTCGCGTGTGTTCACTTACTCGGCGACGAAGGCGGCGGTGCATAATCTCTCCAAGAACCTCGCCCGCGAATGGGCCGAGCAAAAGGTGCGCGTCAACACCATCGTCCCTGGATTCTTCCCAGCAGAGCAAAACAAGAAGGTGCTCAACCCTGAGCGTATCGCCTCGATCATGGGGCACACACCAGCCAACCGCTTTGGCGAAGCGAGCGAGCTGATCGGTGCGACACTGCTACTTGCTTCCGAGGCCGGTAGCTTCATGAACGGCGCCGAAATCGTCGTCGATGGCGGCTACGCTTCCATGACCATTTGA
- a CDS encoding NUDIX domain-containing protein, which produces MRPIRTAARALIILEGKLLAIKMRDQSGVFYILPGGGQHHGETLRQGLQRECLEEIGTDVDVGELLYVREYIGKNHEFRHAHRSFHQLESVFRCSLPNPDGIGPGTEHDKKQVGVEWIPLDELSDRRFLPAAIIPYFTAEGFEPPSNYLGDVN; this is translated from the coding sequence ATGCGCCCCATCCGCACAGCCGCCAGAGCCTTAATTATATTAGAGGGCAAACTACTCGCCATTAAAATGCGTGATCAGTCCGGTGTGTTCTATATTCTACCCGGAGGCGGCCAACATCACGGCGAAACGCTACGCCAAGGCCTGCAGCGCGAATGCCTCGAAGAAATCGGCACGGATGTGGACGTCGGCGAGCTCCTCTACGTGCGCGAATACATCGGCAAGAACCACGAATTTCGCCACGCACACCGCAGCTTTCATCAATTGGAAAGCGTCTTTCGCTGCTCACTCCCGAACCCGGACGGCATTGGCCCAGGCACCGAGCACGATAAGAAACAGGTCGGTGTCGAGTGGATACCTTTAGATGAATTAAGCGACCGCCGCTTCCTGCCAGCCGCGATCATCCCGTATTTTACCGCTGAGGGCTTTGAGCCTCCGTCGAACTACCTCGGAGACGTCAACTAA
- the uxaC gene encoding glucuronate isomerase, translated as MNYLNENFLLPNETAERLFHEVAANQPIMDYHCHLPPEQLAGNVGFSNLSDMWLGGDHYKWRAMRAAGEPEALITGKDSSPKEKFDAWARTVPQAVRNPLHHWTHLELKRYFNTDLVLCPKTADEIWELANAKIAESSFTTQNICKDFDIRAVGTTDDPIDNLEHHIAFNASGHITKMLPTFRPDKAMITTNVAAWNAWTDQLASSAGTAIDSAAALITALKARHDYFHVNGCRLSDHGLEACPYIACSDAEAAAIFNKLRAEQALDSTEAEQWMTYIMQHVARWNAARGWTLQFHIGPIRNNNTKMFKQLGPDTGYDSMLDEPVIRKFAAFLDSLAIEDALPKCIFYHINPNMLYALATLMGSYQDGITPGKMQLGSGWWHVDTLDGMRTQIEVLSSVGLLSKFVGMLTDSRSFLSFPRHEYFRRILCGIIGQDVEAGLIPDDEELLDQLIADICYRNAQRYFAFPGV; from the coding sequence ATGAACTACTTAAACGAAAATTTCCTCCTGCCGAATGAAACCGCTGAGCGCCTCTTTCATGAGGTGGCAGCGAACCAGCCGATCATGGACTACCACTGCCACCTGCCTCCTGAGCAGCTCGCGGGCAATGTCGGCTTCTCCAATCTGTCCGACATGTGGCTCGGTGGCGATCACTACAAGTGGCGCGCCATGCGTGCCGCCGGCGAACCCGAAGCGCTCATCACTGGCAAGGACTCCAGTCCGAAAGAGAAGTTCGATGCATGGGCACGCACCGTGCCACAGGCCGTGCGCAACCCGCTGCATCATTGGACACACTTGGAGCTGAAGCGCTATTTTAACACCGACCTCGTGCTCTGCCCGAAGACGGCTGACGAGATCTGGGAACTTGCCAACGCGAAGATCGCCGAGTCGAGCTTCACGACGCAGAATATTTGCAAAGACTTCGACATTCGCGCTGTCGGCACCACCGACGATCCGATCGATAACCTTGAGCATCACATTGCATTCAACGCCAGTGGGCACATTACCAAGATGCTGCCAACCTTCCGCCCTGATAAGGCCATGATCACCACGAATGTGGCCGCGTGGAACGCTTGGACGGATCAGCTCGCCAGCAGCGCAGGCACCGCTATCGACTCTGCTGCCGCGTTGATCACCGCGCTCAAAGCACGTCACGATTATTTCCATGTAAACGGTTGCCGCCTGTCCGACCACGGCCTTGAGGCTTGCCCTTACATCGCTTGCAGCGACGCAGAGGCAGCAGCGATCTTTAACAAGCTTCGCGCTGAGCAAGCACTCGATAGCACCGAAGCCGAGCAATGGATGACCTACATCATGCAGCATGTCGCTCGCTGGAATGCTGCTCGCGGCTGGACGCTCCAATTCCATATCGGCCCGATCCGCAATAATAACACCAAGATGTTTAAGCAGCTCGGCCCCGACACTGGCTACGACTCGATGCTCGACGAGCCAGTGATCCGTAAATTCGCCGCATTTCTCGATAGCCTAGCGATCGAGGACGCACTGCCGAAATGTATCTTTTACCACATCAATCCCAACATGCTCTACGCATTGGCCACCTTGATGGGCAGCTATCAAGACGGCATCACGCCAGGCAAGATGCAACTCGGCTCAGGTTGGTGGCACGTGGATACACTCGACGGCATGCGCACTCAAATAGAGGTGCTTTCCAGTGTTGGGCTACTCTCCAAGTTCGTCGGTATGCTCACCGACTCCCGTAGCTTTCTCAGCTTCCCACGTCACGAATACTTTCGTCGCATTCTCTGTGGTATCATCGGGCAAGACGTCGAAGCCGGCCTCATCCCTGACGATGAGGAACTGCTCGATCAGCTCATCGCCGACATCTGCTACCGCAACGCACAACGCTACTTCGCCTTTCCCGGAGTCTAA
- a CDS encoding nucleotide pyrophosphohydrolase, producing MNDAETRLQEIKDRVLAFAKERDWEQFHSPKNLSMAISAEAAELMEHFLWQSPEQSHVDAEAVKLRAKVEEELADVFIFAIEFANVTGIDIAAIIEKKMKRNAEKYPVEKARGRSDKYTDL from the coding sequence ATGAATGATGCCGAGACTCGCCTGCAGGAAATCAAAGACCGTGTGCTGGCCTTCGCCAAGGAGCGCGATTGGGAGCAGTTTCACAGCCCGAAAAATCTATCGATGGCGATTTCCGCCGAAGCGGCTGAGTTGATGGAGCATTTTCTTTGGCAGAGCCCCGAGCAATCGCACGTGGATGCCGAGGCAGTCAAGCTGCGCGCAAAAGTAGAGGAAGAACTTGCTGACGTCTTTATTTTTGCGATCGAGTTCGCGAATGTCACTGGAATCGACATCGCGGCGATCATTGAGAAAAAAATGAAGCGGAACGCAGAAAAATATCCGGTCGAAAAGGCGCGCGGTCGAAGTGATAAGTATACTGATTTATAG
- a CDS encoding Ldh family oxidoreductase, whose translation MSETFYIVPAEQHNALVKQAYQHRGYTADEAAQAARFSELASHHGIRTHNAIKALHLDHLFGSATDGCTPGAEIEKIESRFAASETWNANKKLGQATAYEAVDRAIELADKYGIGQVSVDNAFHYLWGGGYVMEAAKRGYIAYTNCTAALAEVVPFMGKFPTLGTNPHSWGFPTTDAVGYPIVIDWATSVIAMGRVQQFQREGVALPPNAAVDKDGNPTTDANAVNALVPFGAHKGYGLSLINEIVGGFIGGSLPTLRSREIPEGEKRTPAFYFQVIHPDAINGGAFAKGRNQSENVKAVIDDILGHGNENCLLPGQLEAKWAERVVKAGGLLFSAAEIEAFNEIAEECGAAQWSLSEFKTEA comes from the coding sequence ATGTCCGAAACATTCTACATCGTCCCCGCTGAGCAGCACAACGCGCTCGTCAAACAAGCCTATCAACACCGCGGCTACACCGCCGACGAAGCTGCGCAAGCCGCGCGCTTCTCGGAGCTCGCCTCGCATCACGGTATCCGCACGCACAACGCCATCAAGGCGCTGCACCTCGACCATCTCTTCGGTAGTGCCACTGATGGTTGCACGCCAGGTGCCGAAATCGAAAAGATCGAGTCCCGCTTCGCTGCCAGCGAAACCTGGAACGCCAACAAGAAGCTTGGCCAAGCCACTGCTTATGAAGCAGTCGACCGCGCCATCGAGCTCGCCGACAAATACGGCATCGGCCAAGTCTCCGTCGACAATGCATTCCACTACCTCTGGGGAGGTGGCTATGTGATGGAAGCCGCCAAGCGGGGCTACATCGCTTATACGAATTGCACCGCAGCGCTTGCAGAGGTTGTGCCATTCATGGGCAAGTTCCCGACGCTCGGCACCAACCCACACAGTTGGGGCTTCCCAACGACAGACGCAGTTGGCTATCCGATCGTGATCGACTGGGCGACGTCCGTGATCGCGATGGGCCGCGTGCAGCAATTTCAACGCGAAGGCGTCGCACTGCCACCCAACGCAGCAGTCGACAAAGACGGTAACCCAACCACCGACGCTAATGCGGTCAACGCACTGGTGCCATTCGGCGCGCACAAAGGCTACGGCTTGAGTCTCATCAACGAAATCGTCGGCGGCTTTATTGGCGGCAGCTTGCCGACACTCCGCAGTCGCGAGATCCCTGAAGGTGAAAAGCGCACTCCCGCATTCTATTTCCAAGTCATCCATCCCGACGCCATCAACGGTGGTGCCTTCGCCAAGGGCCGCAACCAGTCTGAAAACGTCAAAGCAGTGATCGACGACATCCTTGGGCATGGTAATGAAAATTGCCTCCTACCAGGGCAGCTCGAAGCCAAATGGGCAGAGCGCGTCGTGAAAGCCGGTGGGCTTCTCTTCTCTGCTGCCGAAATTGAAGCGTTCAATGAGATCGCAGAAGAATGTGGTGCCGCCCAATGGTCACTGTCTGAATTCAAGACCGAAGCGTAA